One Nerophis ophidion isolate RoL-2023_Sa linkage group LG06, RoL_Noph_v1.0, whole genome shotgun sequence genomic region harbors:
- the LOC133554547 gene encoding glucose-6-phosphate 1-dehydrogenase-like isoform X4, with protein MDIMRTADPLTHSEVFSQLRTELYGELNSGHSKSNIFIILGASGDLAKKKIYSTLWWLFRDGLLPHNTYFVGYARSNLTVEDIRKACLPYMKVADEEADRLSAFFSKNSYLRGSYEDGSSYDKLNAHLSSLVGGADANRLFYLALPPTVYHHVCANISQHCMSSTGWNRLIVEKPFGRDLHSSQELSTHLASLFKEDQIYRIDHYLGKEMIQNLMVLRFGNRLFGPIWNRNNVSCVVLTFKEPFGTDGRGGYFDDFGIIRDVMQNHLLQMLCLAAMEKPASTKPDDVRNEKVKVLKCIASVDASHVVLGQYVGDPDGEGQSKLGYLDDPTVPEGSCTPTFATAVLYVRNERWDGVPFILRCGKALNERKAELRLQFTDVPGDIFATSCQRNELVVRVQPNEAIYLKMMTKRPGVSFSPEETELDLTYRSRYKNVKLPDAYERLILDVFCGNQMHFVRSDELREAWRIFTPLLHKMEEQRTRPIPYKYGSRGPSEADDLVRKVGFRYEGKYKWVQPHTP; from the exons ATGGATATAATGAGGACCGCGGACCCCCTGACTCACTCTGAGGTGTTCAGCCAGCTCAGGACTGAGCTCTACGGAGAGCTTAATTCTGGCCATTCCAAGAGCAACATATTCATCATCTTGGGAGCCTCT GGGGATCTTGCAAAGAAGAAAATATACTCCACTTTATG GTGGTTGTTCAGAGATGGCCTGCTTCCACACAACACATACTTTGTGGGATATGCTCGTTCCAACTTGACAGTGGAGGACATCAGGAAAGCGTGCCTGCCTTACATGAAG GTTGCCGATGAAGAGGCCGATCGCCTCTCGGCTTTCTTCAGCAAGAACTCCTATTTGAGAGGCAGCTACGAAGACGGAAGCTCGTATGACAAACTTAACGCACATTTGTCGTCGCTAGTTGGGGGAGCCGACGCCAACCGGCTCTTCTACCTGGCTCTGCCCCCCACCGTCTACCACCACGTCTGTGCAAACATCAGCCAGCACTGCATGAGCTCCAC AGGGTGGAACAGGCTCATCGTGGAGAAACCTTTTGGGCGGGATCTCCACAGCTCACAGGAGTTGTCGACCCACCTTGCCTCCCTCTTCAAAGAGGACCAGATCTACCGCATAGACCACTACCTGGGAAAGGAAATGATCCAGAACCTCATGGTGCTCAG ATTTGGAAACCGCCTCTTTGGACCCATATGGAACAGGAACAACGTGTCATGTGTGGTGCTTACCTTCAAGGAGCCCTTTGGGACCGATGGGCGTGGAGGATACTTTGATGACTTTGGGATCATTCG ggaTGTTATGCAAAACCACCTCCTCCAAATGCTGTGCTTGGCTGCCATGGAAAAGCCTGCCTCCACCAAGCCAGACGATGTGAGGAATGAGAAG GTGAAGGTATTGAAGTGTATCGCTTCGGTGGATGCGTCACATGTTGTTCTTGGACAATATGTGGGGGACCCTGATGGGGAGGGCCAATCCAAGTTGGGTTACCTAGACGACCCTACTGTACCTGAAGGCTCCTGCACACCTACGTTTGCCACCGCCGTGCTTTATGTCCGCAATGAAAGATGGGATG GTGTCCCGTTTATCCTGCGCTGTGGTAAGGCCCTGAACGAGCGCAAGGCGGAGCTGCGGCTGCAGTTCACTGACGTGCCAGGCGACATCTTTGCCACAAGCTGCCAGAGGAACGAACTGGTGGTGCGAGTGCAGCCGAACGAGGCCATCTACCTGAAGATGATGACCAAGAGGCCTGGGGTTTCCTTCAGCCCAGAGGAGACTGAGCTGGACCTCACTTACAGAAGCCGTTATAAG AATGTGAAGCTACCAGACGCGTACGAGAGGCTCATCCTGGACGTCTTCTGTGGCAATCAAATGCACTTTGTCCGAAG TGATGAGTTACGGGAAGCCTGGAGGATTTTTACACCGCTCCTCCATAAAATGGAAGAACAGAGGACGCGGCCCATACCCTACAAATATGGGAG
- the LOC133554547 gene encoding glucose-6-phosphate 1-dehydrogenase-like isoform X3: MDIMRTADPLTRSEVFSQLRTELYGELNSGHSKSNIFIILGASGDLAKKKIYSTLWWLFRDGLLPHNTYFVGYARSNLTVEDIRKACLPYMKVADEEADRLSAFFSKNSYLRGSYEDGSSYDKLNAHLSSLVGGADANRLFYLALPPTVYHHVCANISQHCMSSTGWNRLIVEKPFGRDLHSSQELSTHLASLFKEDQIYRIDHYLGKEMIQNLMVLRFGNRLFGPIWNRNNVSCVVLTFKEPFGTDGRGGYFDDFGIIRDVMQNHLLQMLCLAAMEKPASTKPDDVRNEKVKVLKCIASVDASHVVLGQYVGDPDGEGQSKLGYLDDPTVPEGSCTPTFATAVLYVRNERWDGVPFILRCGKALNERKAELRLQFTDVPGDIFATSCQRNELVVRVQPNEAIYLKMMTKRPGVSFSPEETELDLTYRSRYKNVKLPDAYERLILDVFCGNQMHFVRSDELREAWRIFTPLLHKMEEQRTRPIPYKYGSRGPSEADDLVRKVGFRYEGKYKWVQPHTP, translated from the exons ATGGATATAATGAGGACTGCGGACCCCCTGACTCGCTCCGAGGTGTTCAGCCAGCTCAGGACTGAGCTCTACGGAGAGCTTAATTCTGGCCATTCCAAGAGCAACATATTCATCATCCTGGGAGCCTCT GGGGATCTTGCAAAGAAGAAAATATACTCCACTTTATG GTGGTTGTTCAGAGATGGCCTGCTTCCACACAACACATACTTTGTGGGATATGCTCGTTCCAACTTGACAGTGGAGGACATCAGGAAAGCGTGCCTGCCTTACATGAAG GTTGCCGATGAAGAGGCCGATCGCCTCTCGGCTTTCTTCAGCAAGAACTCCTATTTGAGAGGCAGCTACGAAGACGGAAGCTCGTATGACAAACTTAACGCACATTTGTCGTCGCTAGTTGGGGGAGCCGACGCCAACCGGCTCTTCTACCTGGCTCTGCCCCCCACCGTCTACCACCACGTCTGTGCAAACATCAGCCAGCACTGCATGAGCTCCAC AGGGTGGAACAGGCTCATCGTGGAGAAACCTTTTGGGCGGGATCTCCACAGCTCACAGGAGTTGTCGACCCACCTTGCCTCCCTCTTCAAAGAGGACCAGATCTACCGCATAGACCACTACCTGGGAAAGGAAATGATCCAGAACCTCATGGTGCTCAG ATTTGGAAACCGCCTCTTTGGACCCATATGGAACAGGAACAACGTGTCATGTGTGGTGCTTACCTTCAAGGAGCCCTTTGGGACCGATGGGCGTGGAGGATACTTTGATGACTTTGGGATCATTCG ggaTGTTATGCAAAACCACCTCCTCCAAATGCTGTGCTTGGCTGCCATGGAAAAGCCTGCCTCCACCAAGCCAGACGATGTGAGGAATGAGAAG GTGAAGGTATTGAAGTGTATCGCTTCGGTGGATGCGTCACATGTTGTTCTTGGACAATATGTGGGGGACCCTGATGGGGAGGGCCAATCCAAGTTGGGTTACCTAGACGACCCTACTGTACCTGAAGGCTCCTGCACACCTACGTTTGCCACCGCCGTGCTTTATGTCCGCAATGAAAGATGGGATG GTGTCCCGTTTATCCTGCGCTGTGGTAAGGCCCTGAACGAGCGCAAGGCGGAGCTGCGGCTGCAGTTCACTGACGTGCCAGGCGACATCTTTGCCACAAGCTGCCAGAGGAACGAACTGGTGGTGCGAGTGCAGCCGAACGAGGCCATCTACCTGAAGATGATGACCAAGAGGCCTGGGGTTTCCTTCAGCCCAGAGGAGACTGAGCTGGACCTCACTTACAGAAGCCGTTATAAG AATGTGAAGCTACCAGACGCGTACGAGAGGCTCATCCTGGACGTCTTCTGTGGCAATCAAATGCACTTTGTCCGAAG TGATGAGTTACGGGAAGCCTGGAGGATTTTTACACCGCTCCTCCATAAAATGGAAGAACAGAGGACGCGGCCCATACCCTACAAATATGGGAG